From the Firmicutes bacterium CAG:345 genome, the window GATATCTTGCAAGCCATCAACTTCTGTAAGTAAGCCTTCATTGCGATAGAAGTCAACAAGTGGTAAAGTCTTTGACTTATAAGCAGTAAGACGAACTTTGAAACTTTCTGGTTTATCATCATCACGTTGAATTAGATCATGTCCACAGCTGTCGCAAACATTTTCAACTTTACTAGGTCTTGTTTGAACGTTATAACTTGCACCGCATTGAGGGCAAACTCTTCTGGAAGCAATACGATCGACCAACTTTTCTTCATCTACTATCAAATTGACAGCGTGAGTAATTGGTCTATTGATTTCAGCTGTAAGTTTTTTCAAAGCTTCAGCTTGAACCAATGTGCGTGGGAATCCATCAAGTAGATATCCATTTGCACAGTCTGGAAGTGATAAACGATCTTTAACAATAGCAATAGTAACTTCATCAGGAACAAGTTGACCCTTGTCCATGTATTCTTTTGCTTTAAGACCTAATTCAGTTTTACGGCTAGCTGCATCGCGGAACATATCACCAGTGGAAATATGTGGAATGTTGTAATAAGCAACAATCTTTTCGCTTTGTGTGCCTTTGCCAGCACCTGGGGGACCCATGAGAACAATATTTTTCATTTATAAACCTCTTTCTAACAATTAATAATCTTGAGCGGCAAGAAGACCATTGATTTGGTTAAATACTTCAATAGCAACACCAACTACAATGATAAGACCAGTACCACCTAAAGCTAAGCTTTGTGGAACAAGTCCTGTTAATGATAAAACAATTGGAAGAGCTGCAATTAACATCAAGGCAAGAGCACCGAGTAATGTAACTCTATTCAAAACTTTACGAATATACTTTTCAGTCTCATTACCTGGACGTAATCCTGTAATGTAAGTTCCATTATCATGGAAATCTTTTGCTAAGCGTTCAGGATTAATTTGCAAGTTAGAGTAGAAGAATGTGAATACAATAATTAAGAATAAATAGATAATCAAGCCCCAAGGGAATGACCAAGTGCCCATATCTACCATCGATTGATAGTTGAAGACATTAATCATTGTCTGTGCCCAATTAGGAACAGTATTACCGCCAGAAACGAAACTGACAATAATTGATGGAGCCATCATGATTGATGAAGCGAAGATAACAGGAATAACACCTGAAGAGTTAATCTTGATTGGTAAGAAACTCGATTGAGCATTTTCATTACCGCTTTGACCAGTAGCAGAATGGCTGACTGGTAACTTACGAACTGATTTTTCAGTATAAGTAACAAAGACAACAATTAAGAAGAATGATAGTAAGTATAATAATAACTTAATAACACCTTCAAGAATTAAGGATGGATTTCCTGTTAAAAGGTTTTGACTTAAATAATTAGCAAATGCACCATAGATTTGGTTAGGTAAAGCAGAAACGATACCAGCAAAGATAATCATTGATATACCATTACCGATACCTTTTGTTGTAATTTGGTCACCGAGCCACATAAGAAGCATGGAACCAGCAACTAAGTAAACAATAATCTTTAAATAACCAAGAATGGTTGTATCTGTCAATGTAATATAATCAGAATTCATCATTGTTACAGTGACACCATATGCTTGAACTGCTCCAAGAAGAAGCGTCAAGTAACGAGTGGCCATATCAATTTTTTTACGGCCTGATTCGCCTTCCTTACCAAGTTCGGTAAGGACAGGCAAAACATCCATTTGTAACAATTGAACAATAATTTGGGCTGTGATGTAAGGTGAAACACCTAAAGCAAACAAAGAGAAACTTTGTAAGGCACCACCACCCATAAGGTTGAGCATACCGAAGACGTTATTTGTATCAAATGCGTCTTTAGATATTTCAACACCAGGAACAGTCAATGCTGATCCAATTCGGAAAATGAGAAAGATAGCCAAGGTAAAAAGGATTCTATTCATTATCTCCTTATTATGTAAAATGGCTGACACTTTCTTCATTTTTATTTCTCCAATATAGCTTCTCCGCCGGCTTGAGCAATTTTTTCAGCTGCCGAGGAAGTAAATTTCTTGGCTGTAACCTTGAATTTTTGATCGGCGCTGAGTTTAATTTCACCATCACCGAGAACTTTAAGACCATCTTTTGGATCTTTAATCATTCCAATTTCCATCAATGTTTCAAGAGAAATGTCTCCATTTCCTAAAACTTCAATAGCCTTAGCGATGTCTTCAACATTAATAATAGCATAATCTTTATGATTAATGTTCTTAAATCCTCTTTTTGGTAAACGACGATATAAAGGAGTTTGTCCACCTTCGAAGCCAGGGTTGATAGCACCACCAGAACGGGCGCCAGCACCTTTTTGTCCACGAGTAGAGGTTTTACCCATACCGGAACCAAGACCACGACCTACTCTTTTACCAGAATGGTCACTGCCTTCGACCTTTTTTAAATTATGAAGTTCCATTATTTATCCTCCCCATGTCTGAGTTTATTAACTTGAGTGTAAGACTTTAAAGATAACAAACCGTTGACTGTTGCTTTAACAATATTGATAGGACTTCTGGAGCCATATACTTTAGAGTAGATGTTTTTAACACCACCTAATTCCAAAACAGCACGGACTGGACCACCGGCAATAATTCCGGTACCATCAGGGGCTGGTTTAAGGAAAACTGTGGTAGCACCATAAGTACCAACAACTGTATGAGGTATTGTACCATCTTTGACGATTGGGAGTCTATACATATGTAACTTAGCATCATCAAGAGCTTTCTTGATAGCTTCGGAAACTTCACCAGACTTACCAACGCCAAATCCGTATTTGCCTTTAACATCGCCAACGACGACTAAGGCAGAGAAACGCATATGACGGCCACCTTTTGTGGTCTTGCAAACACGTCTAATTTTGACAACTCTTTCTTCATAGAGTTTTTCAGCTGGTGCACGGCGTTCTGTGCGACGTCCACCTTGACCCTTACGGCCACCTTCGTGATGATGACCTTTGGCTGGAGCGGCTTCTGGAGCAGCTTCAACCGGGGTACTATCGGTACCGGCCTCAACCGGAGATGTGATTTTTTCTTCTTGTTCCATATTTATTCTCCTAGAATTCTAAGCCGGCTTCACGTGCAGCTTCAGCTAAAGCAGCAACGCGTCCGTGATAAACATAACCAGAGCGATCAAAGACAACTTTAGTTATGCCTAATTTTTTAGCTTTTTCTGCTAAATCAGCGCCAACTTTTGCAGCACCTTCTTTATTTCCACCATTGGTTAATTTTAATTCAAAGGAAGAAGAAGAGCATAAGGTGACATGCTTGACATCATCGATGATTTGAGCATAGATATTGGTGTTTGAACGGAAAATAGAGATTCTTGGGCAGTCGCTTGTTCCAACAACTTTGGAACGAAGGTGTCTTTTAAGACGGGCTGCATTTTTATCAAATGATTTATACATATCTTGTTACCTCTATTATTATTTATCCTTCTTAGCTGTTTTTGCAGCTCTGAGAAGAACGACTTCGCCTTGATAACGAATACCTTTACCATGATATGGTTCAGGACGACGGAAGGAACGAATATTTGCTGCAACTTGTCCAACTTTTTGAGAGTCAATACCGCTGACTTCAATAGTTGTGGCATTTGGGCAAGTAATTGTAATACCTTCTGGTGGTACAACTAAATCTTCATGAGAGTGTCCAACGTTTAAGACGAGTGTGGTTCCGCGCATAGAAGCACGATAACCAATACCTTGAATTTCGAGAACTTTCTTAAAGCCATCATGAACACCGGTAACCATATTGTGAATTAAAGCACGTGTGGTTCCGTGAATCATTTTGTGCTCTTTCAAGTCATCGGGGCGTTTGACTAAGATTTCTTTCTCGGAGACTTCATAGCTCAAGCACGCATTGAAACTCTGAGTGAGGGTTCCTTTAGGACCTTTGACGGTAACTGTATTTCCCTCAACTTTAACTTCGACACCAGCTGGGATGTCGATTGGTTTTTTACCGATTCTTGACATTTTTTTCTCCTTACCAGACGTAGGCGAGTACTTCACCGCCTACTCTTTGTTTTCTAGCATCCTTATCGGTTAATAAGCCGTTGGATGTAGAGATAATTGCGATTCCCAATCCATTGAGGACTCTTGGGAGATCATCGCATCCGCAAGTAACACGAAGACCTGGCTTCGATATTCTTTGCAAATTGGTGATAACTTTTTCACCTTTTGGACCATATTTTAAAGTGATGTGAAGAACTTTTTTAACATCTCCATCAACATAATAACTGCTGATGAAACCTTCATCCTTTAAAATTTTGGCAATGCCAGCCTTCATTGTTGAAGATGGCATTTCTAAACTTGGATTGCCTAAAGCATTAGCATTTCTAATGCGAGTGAGCATATCGGCGATCGGATCTTGTAACATTTCTTGACCTCCTTACCAGCTAGATTTCTTCATGCCTGGAATTTCGCCCTTATAGGCTAATTCACGTAAGCAAATACGGCAAATTCCGAATTTACGGAGAACGCCGTGAGGACGTCCACAACGGGAGCAACGATTATATTCACGTGTGCTGAATTTTTGTGGACGAGAGCATTTTACTTTTAATGATTTCTTTGCCATATTTTATCTCCTAGCGTCTAAATGGCATGCCCATTAATTCGAGAAGGGCATATGCCTCTTTATCGGTTTTAGCAGAGGTAACGATAATGATATCCATACCACGTGTCTTTCCACCGATCTTATCGTAATCGATTTCTGGGAAGATTAATTGTTCCTTGACACCGATTGCGAAATTACCACGACCATCAAAAGCGTTCTTATTGACACCGCGGAAGTCGCGGACGCGTGGTAAAGCGATTGTGACGAGTTTATCGAAGAAATCATACATTCTGATTGAACGAAGTGTAACTTTACAACCGATGTATTGTCCTTCACGAAGTTTGAAGTTAGCAACTGATTTCTTAGATTTTGTCTTGATTGGTTTTTGACCAGCAATGACGGTTAAATCTGCAATAGCTTGTTCGAGGAACTTACTATCTTGAGCAGCTTGACCAACACCCATGTTGATGACGATTTTTTCAAGATGAGGAACTTCCATAACTGAAGAGTAGTTAAATCTCTTCATCAATTCTGGAACGATTCTTTCCTTGTAATCAGTTTCAACGCGAGAAACAATGTTAGCAACTTTATTTCCTTGTTCTGCCATTTTTTCTCCTCCTAGTCAATTACTGTGCCACTCTTCTTTGTGACACGAACTTTTTTGCCATCAACAACTTTGTAACCAATTCTTGTTGGCTTCTTTTCTTTTGGATCAAGAATCATAACGTTGGAAACATCGATTGGAGCATAGATTTCAACTTTCTTGCCTTCTGGATTTCCAGCGGTTGGTTTTTGATGCTTTGTACGAAGATTGACACCTTCGATAACAACTTTATTAACTTTTGGGAAAGCCTTAGAGACTTTTCCGGTCGTTCCTTTATATTTTCCGGAGACGACAATGACTTCATCACCTGATTTAATTTTCATAGTTATCTCCTTCCTTAAATAACTTCTGGGGCTAAAGAAATAATCTTCATAAAGCCTTCACCTTTTTCACGAAGTTCACGAGCGACTGGTCCAAAGACACGAGTGCCTTTTGGAGAAAGATCATCATTGATGAGAACAACAGCATTATCATCGAAACGAATTGTGCTGCCATCAGCTCTTTGATAACCTTTAGCGACGCGGACAATGACACCTTTGACGACATCACCTTTTTTAACACGTCCATTTGGAATTGCATCTTTAACTGCGCAAATGACAATATCACCGACAGAGGAAGCTCTGCGTTTGCTTCCGCCTAAAAGACGGAAAACACGAACAGAACGAGCACCGGAGTTATCAGCGACAACGAGGTTAGTTTCGTTTTGTACCATATTACTCTTCTCCTCTCTTTACGACCTTAATTAAACGGAAGTACTTGTCTTTTGAAATGTGACGAGTTTCTTCGATAAGGACTGTATCACCAACTTTGGCTTCTTGCTTTTCATCGTGAGCTTTGTACTTTTTAAAGTAAGCAACTCTCTTCTTATAAATAGGATCAGCCTTGTAAGTTGAGACTTGAACGGTGATGGTCTTTTCCATCTTATCGGAGACGACAACTCCTTGGAGTTGACGTTTGGTTTTATTATTTTGTTCTGCCATTTTATGTTCTCCTAATTATTACCGGCCAATTCTCTTTCCCGTAAAACGGTTAAGCACTTGGCGATGGATTTGCGAACTTCAGTGATCTTTTTGCCGTTTTCAAGTTCACCGCTCTTTTGTTGGAAGCGAAGTGTCATGAGATCTGCTTTAAGATCGAAAACTTTTTGTTGAAGTTCAGCGGTGGTCAATTCACGAATATCTTCAATTTTCATGATTATTTACCTTGACCTTTCTTTATAACGCGGGCTTTAACAGGGAGCTTATAAGCTGCAAGGCGTAAAGCTTCAACAGCATCAGCTTCTGGAACACCGCCAATTTCAAACATTACGCGGTTTTTCTTAACGACAGCAACCCAACTGTCGACAGAACCTTTACCGGAACCCATACGGACTTCGGCTGGTTTTTTAGTTTTGCCTAAATGTGGATAAATTTTAATCCAGATTTGACCTTGTCTTTTGGTGTAGCGAGATAAGACGATACGAGCGGCTTCGATTTGCTTATTAGTAATGTAATTACCTTCTAAAGCTTGAAGACCGTAGTCACCAAAAGCGACTTCGTTACCGGCTTTTGAAAGACCTTCGTAACTAAGACCATGAGGTCTTCTGTATTTGACTCTCTTTGGTTGAAGCATCTCTTATTCTCCTTTCTTTTCGTCAGCGACAGGAGCAGCTTCTTTAGCAGCTTCTTTAGCTGGACGACGATTATCACGACGACCATTATTACCACCGCGGGAACCACGGTTGTTGAAACGGCGACCATCGCGTTGAGCACGGCTGCGAGCAAGAGCTTCTAATTCTTCTTTTGAAGGTAAAGAAATCCAAACTTTGCAGCCTAAGCGACCATAAGTTGTATGGGCTTCGCATAATGCATAATCAATATTTTGACTCAATGTATGTAAAGATAAGACACCTTCACGATATTGTTCGCTACGAGCAATTTCAGCACCATTAACACGGCCACTGATCATAGTTTTACAACCTTTAGCACCGGCGCGCATAATTGTTTGAACAGCTCTTTTTTGAGCCATACGACTAGAAGCACGAGCTTCAAGTTGTGAAGCGAGGTTTTGAGCAACAACGTTAGCGTCGAGATCTGGAAGTTCAACGGCGACAACGGAAATCTTAACATCGCTTAATTTAGTAGCTTTGAGTAAGCCTTCTTTTAAGACTTTAAGGTTTGCACCTTCTTGTCCTAAGACAACACCTGGTCTAGAGCAGACAATAGTAACAGTAACTTGATCTTTGACGCGATCGATATCGATGCGGGAAAGAAGACTATCTTTAACTTTAGGTGTTAAGTATTTACGAATGAGATTGTCTTGAGCTAAATATGCAGGGAAATCTTTCTTTGCTGCATACCAGTGGGATGACCAATCACGGTTGATACCAATACGTAAGCCGATTGGATTTACTTTTTGACCCATAGATTATTTAGCTCCTTTCATTTTTACGACAACAGTAATGTTGCAAAATCTTTTGATTAAGCCAGATGCAGAACCTTTAGCTCTTGGCAAGAATCTTTTAAGACGGATTCCATCAGTAGCATAGATTTCAGCAATGTATAAATCTTCTGACTTCATTTTGAAATTATTAAAAGCATTTGCTTCTGCACTCTTAATAACTTTTGTTACAGGGGTAACAGCAGCTTTATTTGTATTAGCGAGAATCGCATATGCTTCAGCAAGAGTCTTACCGCGAACAAGATCGACGACCAAACGTGCTTTACGTGGGGTTACACCGATATTTGTTGCAATAGCCTTAGCACTGTCGCGTAAGGGTTCGGTAATTTCTGCTTCATTTACTTTTTTAGTTCTTGGCATTTAACGTTTCTCCTTACTTAGCGGCCTTGTCATCACCAGAAGTGTGGCCACGGAATGTTCTAGTTGGGGCAAATTCGCCTAACTTATGTCCGACCATATCTTCAGAAATGTAGACAGGTACGTGAGTTTTGCCGTTATAAACAGCAATTGTGTGTTCAACCATTTGTGGGAAGATAGTCGAACGTCTGCTCCAAGTTTTTATTACTTGTTTTTTATTGGCAGCGTTGAGAGCTTCAACTTTCTTAAGTAAAGCAGCTTCAACATATGGACCTTTTTTAATACTGCGAGACATGTTCTTTCTCCTTCCTATTAGCCATTACGTCTTCTCATAATGAGACGTGTACTGGCTTTCTTATTCTTACGGGTCTTAACACCCATAGCTCTCTTACCCCAAGGGGTACGTGGTGCATCGCGACCAACTGGGCACTTACCTTCACCACCACCATGTGGGTGATCGTTAGGGTTCATAGCAGAACCACGAACTGTTGGGCGAATACCTAACCATCTATTTTTACCAGCCTTGCCTAAGTGAACAAGGTTGAAATCTTCGTTACCAACTTGACCGATAGTTGCGCGGCATGTTGATAAAACTTTTCTCATTTCGCCGGAAGCAAGACGCAATGAAGTATAGCGACCTTCGCGACCGAGGATTTGTGCGCCTGTACCAGCGGCACGGCACATTTGGCCACCTTTACCAGGTTGAAGTTCAACATTGTGAACAACTAAACCTTCAGGGATAGCAGCGAGTTCCATGCAGTTACCCACTTTAACTTCGCAGGCTTTGCCGGAAACAATAACATCACCAACTTTAAGTCCTTTTGGGCAAATGATGTATGCTTTAGTTCCATCTGTATAGCGGATTAAAGAAATACGAGCATTGCGGTTTGGATCATATTCAATTGATAAAACTGTTGCTGGCATATCATCTTTTCTTCTCTTGAAGTCGATGATACGGTATTTTCTTTTGTTACCTCCGCCAATGTGACGGCAGGTGATACTGCCTGAATTATTACGGCCACCAGTTTTCTTAAGGGTGACAACGAGTGATTTTTCAGGAGCGGTCTTTGTAATATCAGCTGTACTTAATGTAGAAACATGACGAGTACCGGCTGTATTAGGTTTATAATTCTTAATTGCCATAATTTCTCCTATATTTATCTATGGCTTATTCTGCGTGAGCAGCTTTAGCGATTTCTGCTAAATCTGTTGCTTTATCAAGATAGACAATAGCTTTCTTGTATCCGCGAACAAAGCCTTTATAACGACCAACAGTCTTTTCTTTTCTGCTGACGTTTATTGTATTGACCTTTTCAACTTTAACGCCGAAGATTGATTCAACAGCTTTTTTGATTTCGGTCTTATTTGCGGTAGCCTTAACTTCTAAAACGATAGCGTTATTTTCACCTTGAAGGGTTTGAGTTTTTTCAGTGTGAATAGGACCGCGAAGAACATCATAGTCGTGAATTGTTGCGGCGTGGCCGGAAACAGTTTCGACTTCTTCTAATTTCTTTTCTTCTTGAGCCATTAGATAGCCTCCTCTTCTTCGCCTTGTAAGCATTTGACTGCTTCTTCGGTGATGATGATCTTTTCGTTGTTCAAGACATCGTAGACAGATAAGTTATCAGTGCTGACGATAAGAACTTCATTGATATTTCTGATACTTAAAACTAAGTTTGCAGCATATGTATCAAGGACAACAAGTGTCTTCTTTCCTAAGACATCAAGTGACTTTAAGAAATTTACACCTTCTTTTGTTGATACTTTAGCAAAGTCTTCATTGTCGAGAACAATAAGATTGTTATTAGCAACTTTGTCAGATAAAACAGAGAGAAGAGCTTTGTTGTGAACAAGCTTGTTCATCTTAAGTTTGAAATTTTGAGTTCCGGTAGGGCCAAAGACTATACCACCATGTCTCCAAAGTGGAGAACGGGAAGAACCAGCTCTTGCACGGCCTGTACCTTTTTGTCTCCATGGCTTTTTACCACCGCCGGAGACTTCGCTTCTTGTTTTAGTTTTAGCTGTTGCTTGACGGCGATTGGCTAAGTCGACCTTAACAGCTAAATGAACAGAAGGCATGTGTGGTTCGATGCCGAAGATTTCGGAATCGAGAGTGATTTTGCGGAGTTCTTTTCCGTCAAAACCAACTACTGGTAATTGAATATCTTTATTGACAATATTATTCATGGTTATCTCCTAACTTAATCAGCATAGCTAACCAATGGTTTAACTGCCTTTGTCTTATTACCAAGTTTGGCAGAAGTCTTGATCTTAAGAATAGATTTCTTTGGACCAGGAACAGAACCTTTGATGAGTATGCAGTTCTTACTGGCATCAACAGAGACAACTAAGAGATTGCTAATTGTGCGTTGAACATTTCCGTAATGACCAGACATCTTTTTGCCAGGATGAACACGGTTATTGCAACGACCATTAGTAGCTAAAGAACCGATTTGTCTGTGATAACCAGATCCATGACCTTTAGGGCCGATGTGTTTTCCATATTTCTTAATAACACCGCTGTAACCATGTCCTTTGCTGACAGCAGTTACATCGACGATTTCGCCAGCTTTAAAGACATCAACTGTGACGCTTTCACCAACTTCATGATTGTAAATTTCATCGCCTTTGATTTCGCGAAGGAAATATTTTGGAGTTGTATTTGCTTTAGCGAAGATACCTTTTTCAGGTTTGTTAGCTCTTTGCTCTTTTTTGTCCTCATAACCAATTTGAAGAGCTTCGTATCCATCGTTTTCAATGGTCTTCTTTTGAGTGACAACGTTAGGTAAGACTTCGATAACGGTGACAGGATACATCGTACCGTCCGTAGCAAAGACTGAAGTCATACCGATTTTTCTACCGATAATTTCTTTCATTTTCAGCCTCCTAGAATTGGACATCGAAGTCAACACCAGAAGGGAGATCCATTCTCTTTAAGGCTTCGATAGTCTGTTTACCGGGCTTGTTGATGTAAATCAACCGCTTGTGTGTTCTGATTTCGAACTGTTCACGGGAATCCTTGTGGACAAATGGTGAACGTAAGATCGTATAAATTTGACGCTCCGTTGGGAGTGGAATTGGGCCGACGACCTCGGCTCCAGTTTTTTCTGCCACATCGACAATCTTGCTGACGGAAAGGTCTAAGACCTTGTGATCGTAAGCTTTAAGACGGATGCGGATTCTGCTAGTTTTTG encodes:
- a CDS encoding adenylate kinase (product inferred by homology to UniProt) is translated as MKNIVLMGPPGAGKGTQSEKIVAYYNIPHISTGDMFRDAASRKTELGLKAKEYMDKGQLVPDEVTIAIVKDRLSLPDCANGYLLDGFPRTLVQAEALKKLTAEINRPITHAVNLIVDEEKLVDRIASRRVCPQCGASYNVQTRPSKVENVCDSCGHDLIQRDDDKPESFKVRLTAYKSKTLPLVDFYRNEGLLTEVDGLQDIDSVFEDIKKALEN
- a CDS encoding protein translocase subunit SecY (product inferred by homology to UniProt) — its product is MKKVSAILHNKEIMNRILFTLAIFLIFRIGSALTVPGVEISKDAFDTNNVFGMLNLMGGGALQSFSLFALGVSPYITAQIIVQLLQMDVLPVLTELGKEGESGRKKIDMATRYLTLLLGAVQAYGVTVTMMNSDYITLTDTTILGYLKIIVYLVAGSMLLMWLGDQITTKGIGNGISMIIFAGIVSALPNQIYGAFANYLSQNLLTGNPSLILEGVIKLLLYLLSFFLIVVFVTYTEKSVRKLPVSHSATGQSGNENAQSSFLPIKINSSGVIPVIFASSIMMAPSIIVSFVSGGNTVPNWAQTMINVFNYQSMVDMGTWSFPWGLIIYLFLIIVFTFFYSNLQINPERLAKDFHDNGTYITGLRPGNETEKYIRKVLNRVTLLGALALMLIAALPIVLSLTGLVPQSLALGGTGLIIVVGVAIEVFNQINGLLAAQDY
- a CDS encoding 50S ribosomal protein L15 (product inferred by homology to UniProt); translation: MELHNLKKVEGSDHSGKRVGRGLGSGMGKTSTRGQKGAGARSGGAINPGFEGGQTPLYRRLPKRGFKNINHKDYAIINVEDIAKAIEVLGNGDISLETLMEIGMIKDPKDGLKVLGDGEIKLSADQKFKVTAKKFTSSAAEKIAQAGGEAILEK
- a CDS encoding 30S ribosomal protein S5 (product inferred by homology to UniProt), with the protein product MEQEEKITSPVEAGTDSTPVEAAPEAAPAKGHHHEGGRKGQGGRRTERRAPAEKLYEERVVKIRRVCKTTKGGRHMRFSALVVVGDVKGKYGFGVGKSGEVSEAIKKALDDAKLHMYRLPIVKDGTIPHTVVGTYGATTVFLKPAPDGTGIIAGGPVRAVLELGGVKNIYSKVYGSRSPINIVKATVNGLLSLKSYTQVNKLRHGEDK
- a CDS encoding 50S ribosomal protein L18 (product inferred by homology to UniProt) — its product is MYKSFDKNAARLKRHLRSKVVGTSDCPRISIFRSNTNIYAQIIDDVKHVTLCSSSSFELKLTNGGNKEGAAKVGADLAEKAKKLGITKVVFDRSGYVYHGRVAALAEAAREAGLEF
- a CDS encoding 50S ribosomal protein L6 (product inferred by homology to UniProt), yielding MSRIGKKPIDIPAGVEVKVEGNTVTVKGPKGTLTQSFNACLSYEVSEKEILVKRPDDLKEHKMIHGTTRALIHNMVTGVHDGFKKVLEIQGIGYRASMRGTTLVLNVGHSHEDLVVPPEGITITCPNATTIEVSGIDSQKVGQVAANIRSFRRPEPYHGKGIRYQGEVVLLRAAKTAKKDK
- a CDS encoding 30S ribosomal protein S8 (product inferred by homology to UniProt), yielding MLQDPIADMLTRIRNANALGNPSLEMPSSTMKAGIAKILKDEGFISSYYVDGDVKKVLHITLKYGPKGEKVITNLQRISKPGLRVTCGCDDLPRVLNGLGIAIISTSNGLLTDKDARKQRVGGEVLAYVW
- a CDS encoding 30S ribosomal protein S14 type Z (product inferred by homology to UniProt), with the translated sequence MAKKSLKVKCSRPQKFSTREYNRCSRCGRPHGVLRKFGICRICLRELAYKGEIPGMKKSSW
- a CDS encoding 50S ribosomal protein L5 (product inferred by homology to UniProt), producing the protein MAEQGNKVANIVSRVETDYKERIVPELMKRFNYSSVMEVPHLEKIVINMGVGQAAQDSKFLEQAIADLTVIAGQKPIKTKSKKSVANFKLREGQYIGCKVTLRSIRMYDFFDKLVTIALPRVRDFRGVNKNAFDGRGNFAIGVKEQLIFPEIDYDKIGGKTRGMDIIIVTSAKTDKEAYALLELMGMPFRR
- a CDS encoding 50S ribosomal protein L24 (product inferred by homology to UniProt), giving the protein MKIKSGDEVIVVSGKYKGTTGKVSKAFPKVNKVVIEGVNLRTKHQKPTAGNPEGKKVEIYAPIDVSNVMILDPKEKKPTRIGYKVVDGKKVRVTKKSGTVID
- a CDS encoding 50S ribosomal protein L14 (product inferred by homology to UniProt), which translates into the protein MVQNETNLVVADNSGARSVRVFRLLGGSKRRASSVGDIVICAVKDAIPNGRVKKGDVVKGVIVRVAKGYQRADGSTIRFDDNAVVLINDDLSPKGTRVFGPVARELREKGEGFMKIISLAPEVI
- a CDS encoding 30S ribosomal protein S17 (product inferred by homology to UniProt); the encoded protein is MAEQNNKTKRQLQGVVVSDKMEKTITVQVSTYKADPIYKKRVAYFKKYKAHDEKQEAKVGDTVLIEETRHISKDKYFRLIKVVKRGEE
- a CDS encoding 50S ribosomal protein L29 (product inferred by homology to UniProt) — its product is MKIEDIRELTTAELQQKVFDLKADLMTLRFQQKSGELENGKKITEVRKSIAKCLTVLRERELAGNN
- a CDS encoding 50S ribosomal protein L16 (product inferred by homology to UniProt); this encodes MLQPKRVKYRRPHGLSYEGLSKAGNEVAFGDYGLQALEGNYITNKQIEAARIVLSRYTKRQGQIWIKIYPHLGKTKKPAEVRMGSGKGSVDSWVAVVKKNRVMFEIGGVPEADAVEALRLAAYKLPVKARVIKKGQGK
- a CDS encoding 30S ribosomal protein S3 (product inferred by homology to UniProt), whose amino-acid sequence is MGQKVNPIGLRIGINRDWSSHWYAAKKDFPAYLAQDNLIRKYLTPKVKDSLLSRIDIDRVKDQVTVTIVCSRPGVVLGQEGANLKVLKEGLLKATKLSDVKISVVAVELPDLDANVVAQNLASQLEARASSRMAQKRAVQTIMRAGAKGCKTMISGRVNGAEIARSEQYREGVLSLHTLSQNIDYALCEAHTTYGRLGCKVWISLPSKEELEALARSRAQRDGRRFNNRGSRGGNNGRRDNRRPAKEAAKEAAPVADEKKGE
- a CDS encoding 50S ribosomal protein L22 (product inferred by homology to UniProt), which gives rise to MPRTKKVNEAEITEPLRDSAKAIATNIGVTPRKARLVVDLVRGKTLAEAYAILANTNKAAVTPVTKVIKSAEANAFNNFKMKSEDLYIAEIYATDGIRLKRFLPRAKGSASGLIKRFCNITVVVKMKGAK
- a CDS encoding 30S ribosomal protein S19 (product inferred by homology to UniProt): MSRSIKKGPYVEAALLKKVEALNAANKKQVIKTWSRRSTIFPQMVEHTIAVYNGKTHVPVYISEDMVGHKLGEFAPTRTFRGHTSGDDKAAK
- a CDS encoding 50S ribosomal protein L2 (product inferred by homology to UniProt) translates to MAIKNYKPNTAGTRHVSTLSTADITKTAPEKSLVVTLKKTGGRNNSGSITCRHIGGGNKRKYRIIDFKRRKDDMPATVLSIEYDPNRNARISLIRYTDGTKAYIICPKGLKVGDVIVSGKACEVKVGNCMELAAIPEGLVVHNVELQPGKGGQMCRAAGTGAQILGREGRYTSLRLASGEMRKVLSTCRATIGQVGNEDFNLVHLGKAGKNRWLGIRPTVRGSAMNPNDHPHGGGEGKCPVGRDAPRTPWGKRAMGVKTRKNKKASTRLIMRRRNG